The stretch of DNA ccaaaatattttttgtaaatttatagattttgaaaattaaaatttaaaattaaattttgtgacattaaatgacttcaaataaaaaacttttcaaccacAAAGTTGTAGGTTGCGTTGAGGATTAtaattttgttataaaatttgtcttcatttgagttcatatgaaaagttatgaattattttttgatataaaGTATTTAGATTGCTTTGTTTTGACCTAGATGAGACTCAAAACTATATTTAGGGACCGGAATGATATAAGTGAACAAATTTGATGACTTAAACAGGTGATTTATAATTCTAGAGACTAgtcgaacaagtttagggacagaGATGACAAAGATAAACAAATTCGAGAAGCTAAACACTCGATTTGCGAGTTTAAGGATCAAAATAATATAACATAAGTCTAGGAAGTAGGAACTAGTGGTGGACTTTGCTAGTATTTTTATAGAAGGACCATGTCGAGGAGATGCAGATCCCCCGTCCGGGCGTCCGGTAAGCAAAACACACCAGAGACGTCGGGGGAATGGCTGCCTGAATATTGTGTAGTTCTTCCCCCATTCCCTCACCGCCTCCGCCAAATCGGAGTCAGCGGATCGCTGCCCGACCAACAGCGCGCACCTGCTGCGAAAGGAGTTCATTAGAAATCCATGGCCAAGTTCTCCTTTGACGACGCCAGCGAAGACCCTCCCGCCTTCTCTTCCGAGGGCGAAAAGAGAAAGCGCGAGGACGGCCCAGCCGAAGCGGCGGCCGGCGGAGGATCCTCGAAGGCCCGAATTTCGGCGGTCGAGGGCGAAGAGCAGGATGGAAGCGCGGTGGTAGGGGCGGAGAGGGCTGAAGGGACCGGCCGTAATCTGGAGACGGTCGTTGGCGGAGAGGCTGACGGGATTAGTGTGCGCATCGACCCGGATGTGCTTGATTGCTCCATCTGCTTCGAGCCCCTCCAACCGCCCCTCTATCAGGTATCTATCCCCATTTGAAAATCTCCTATATTGCTTGATTTCCCGTAGTAAATTTCGGTAGGATGGCATANNNNNNNNNNNNNNNNNNNNNNNNNNNNNNNNNNNNNNNNNNNNNNNNNNNNNNNNNNNNNNNNNNNNNNNNNNNNNNNNNNNNNNNNNNNNNNNNNNNNTGGTTTGTGGTAGAAGCTGGCGTAGTCTGTATTTCTTCGTGCTTTGCGTTGCTTTGCTGTCTGAACTTTTAACTATGTATTTCCGTTATTTTGGTAATGGATGGAAATGGGAATGGCCTCGGTTCGGAAAAGGATGACATAATATGCTGTAAAAGCATAATATAGTTAGCATCCTAGTTTTCCTGAAATGTTTGCACAAACTGAAAGAACTAAAAAGCAACACCCTGTTACAAAATTGAGGATATGAAAGGAGACAGTAACATATAAATGCAGAGCAGCTGACTTACTAGCGTGGGTGTAAATTTGATTCGTATCCTTCATGTATGCTTTTGTAGCAACTGTTGTTTGAAGGCAGGTAAACGCGATACTTAATCCTAGCTATGACTTTCCAAAATGTCTGAAATTGAACCAATACTTATCTGTCTCAGACAGTTGGACTTGACATTTTCTTTAGAAACAAAGGCAAGTAACTGCTCTTCTAACCACATGGATTATTAAAATCCTTATGTCGAGCCATATTCGGTGTCATTAATATTACTGAAGGAAACAATTGTAAACTGTATTGTACATCTTTCATAAATAGACAAACAATTTGATAGAAATATCTACTAAGATACCTCATAATACTGAGCTGTTGAGCTAATCACTGCATAGTAACACAACTACTAGATACAGGTAAATGCCAATGAACTTTCAAGCTTCTTATCAGTTGAGGTTAGTGTTATGAAGGGAAATAAACTTATCCCTATGCTACAAATCTGAGTTATATAGTTCACAACTAACCCTTTTGCTAAACTTGAGCTGAAGGTTATCAGGATATGATACCTTCAAGCTATCACTGTGGCAAGGTAATTAGTGTTGAATCAGCACCAGGATGAATCTTCTTTTCTGCGCCCTCTCCTTAGTTGCTTGGAATGGGAAATAAAACAGAGAAGATCTGTTCCCACGGCAAAGCCTACCTGTGCTCATGGAGCAAGGATGGAAACTTTATGGGTTTCACGTCACATTACTGTTCAACCATGCTGCAGTTGCCACAGACAGCACATATTACCGTTGCAAAGTATCTGTTTTTACTTGGAACATGCATCACACATGCCTCATTATGTAAATGCAAACTACCTGTTGTTAACACTCAGTTTGTATTGCAGTAGATATGCCTTTTTAGATATGGTTCAAAATATGCCCAAAACATTCCCATCTACCTGTCTTCCAGAATCAAAACCTTGTTCGGGTACATATTAGATGGAGATGCTTTCATTACATAGTAATCCCTCCGTTTTGAAATATATGGTATCATTTAAAACATTTACCGAAATTATAAAGGATTGTAGGTGAAGTAACCCCCAACTCAGTTTATGCATACCTACTATCCAAATATGGTAATCACAAAGGGTTACATTTGTCATTTTCTTTACCACATAATATGTCATAGAATTCCTAGAATAGGTTGTATTCCCGGTTGGAGGGAGTATGTCAGATCTTTGACATTTTACTGCAAGCAGGTAGGACAATTTTACTTAAGCATCTTGTGAACTAATCTACAAGTGTCggaaaacattttttttttggggggggggggggtggtatACCCAATGACTGAATCATTTACCAAACTCCATTACAATTATGTGGAGCACATAAATGAAAAGCTCCTATCCACACAACCTTTTCCCATTCTTGTATTTTTCATTTAGGTTTCTCCCAACAAATAAATTGGTTCATAAATTCCAACAACTCCTATGATCTGATTATTATATTCACATGTGACAATGTATGCAACTAAAATTTGGTCCATGCTGTATATGCCTTCTCATAATAAGCAGATCATTCTTATCAAAAGTCATATCTTAAGGCCTCCTTTTAATGATTGCAGCTGTTTCTGTATTTTCCAGTGCCAAAATGGCCATGTAGTGTGCTTTTCCTGCTGGTCTAGGCTCACCAACAAATGCCACATTTGTTCTCATGATGCTAACTTTGTACGAAACATTGCACTGGAGAAGGTTGTTGAGTCAGTTAAATCATACTGCTCATATGCCAAATGGGGCTGTAACAAGTTGGTCAGCTATGCGTGCAGAAATGCTCACGAAGAATCCTGCCTTTACGCTCCTTCAGTGTGTCCTATTCCTGGTTGTGAGTACAGAGGATTCACTGGATGGTGGTCAGGACATTTCCTTACAAACCATAATAATGATGGGCTGTGCTTCTCATATGGTCAGTGTTTCGAAGTGAGTTTGGAAATGTCAGTTCCTTTTCTGGTTCTTCTAGCAGAGGATGATCACCTATTCATTTTCATCAACAAGAACGTGATTCCCTTTGGCCATGCGCTTTCAGTGTGTTGCCTTAGGAATGGCAATCTGAATGGGAATTTCTTCTATGAAATGAGAGCAACTAGTAATGGAAACACTGAAAACAGTCTGCAATTGAAGGCTTCTGTCACAAATACAAGGGAGTGGCAAGGTCTCAGCCCTACAGAAGCTTTCCTTTTGGTTCCATATGCCTTCATCAAATCTAGCAAACTTACACTAAATGTCTCTATTGAGAGGGTTGCTCATGGGATGTGAATATCTGCAGTTTGTAATGTGTTGTAAAATGTAAAAAAGGCAGCAGTGTAAGTTTGTCTTagaaactgtttttttttttcactgaGGCATCTCTGGCCAATTTGGTTTGCTAAACCCCTGACTCTATTCATGTGATTCAGATGCTGACATCAAGGTCTGTAACTGTATGTGTATACTTCCATGTACCAAAATTTTTAACTGAGATGCTTGACGTAGGAACTATAGGAACTCATGTTGCATTCTTATGTAAATCCTGAATTCTTGATGTACATGCAACAATTGGTTCCTTCTGTTGTTAGACCTGGGAATTTGGTTTACGTGTTTATTAATGTATTTAGATGCAAAGAATGAATGTCGCCATCTATACATGGTATAACTTTTTTAGTTATTATGTCCGGCCCGCTATGTTCCTGAGGTCGGTGTGTTCTGTATTCCCAAAAACAGTTCAGAATGTATTTGTTGTTGTTTCAATGCGTATAATGGATTTATGTAAGTTTGCAGAGTACTATCCTGTCTTACGAGACTTGAGCATATCATATTGTTCATGGGTTCACTGATCCTATTTTATCTTCTGAATGTCCTGACCTTCTACACTTCTGATATGAAAGCAAATGAAGCAGCCTAAAGCATTCCACTTGAAAAATGTTAGTCTACAAGTATTACTCTCAAATTTGTTCGTCTCAGTTAATTGTCATTTATGTGTAACTTCCTATTACTGACATTTTTTAATCAAATATTTGGTACTTCCTATCAATGAGGTAAGAGAACTGCTCCAACCTTAAGTTTGAAGCTGTAAAAACTCTGATTAGGCTGACGAGAAGGATTTCAATAGACCAACATCCGAATGCTCTGAGACATGGAAGAGCGAGACATGGAAGAGCGTGATATTCAAGCAATGGAGTTTTGAAAGACAAGGTGTGTGAACTTGCGTATGACTTCGGACTGCATCGATGTCTGTGATGTTCAAGCAAGGCTAATCTTGGCCTATGACTTTGATGTTGAAGCAAGGCAGGATTGCACTCCAGATCAAGAAGCTGCTTACGGTGGCGACACATTGCTCGTGCTGCCGACGAGGCTGAGCGGCGTTAAGTTACAGGTTCAAAGGTCAAAAGAATCTGTCAAAAAGTCAAGAGCTGCTGACAtagaactaggccttgtttagttccgaaaactttttggtttttggactctagtactttcgtttttatttgataaacattgtccaactatagagtaactaggcttaaaagatttatctcgtgatttctaggtaaactatgcaattagattttatttttatctatatttagtgctccatgcatgtatcgcaagattcgatgtgatgagaaaatcttaaaaagtttttgattttgagGTGAACAAAGCAAGGCCCTAGTTTCGATTACTAGGGAGGCAAACTGTTGAAAATCAAAGTTTTTACAAAGACTAAGAATAGTGTATGAACAGAAGACTTTGAGTGTGGCCAAATTAatggagagagggagagaaagtcAATGAGTTCACACACACTCCATGCTCTATAAATATGAGGTAACCCTCATCAGAtgtaaaaaataagaaagaagaaagaaagtGAATGAAAGAGCTCTCAATTCTCCAAATTCCTCTTTGTTCTTGTTGTTTCCTGTGTTTGTGTGTGCAAAGAGCTGATGTTCTACCGAGCTAAAAGGTAAGAAGGTAACAAATCAGTTCCACAACACGCAAACGTGATGGAAGAACACATCACGAACTCATCACCAGTGGATATGCTTGCAAGCACCATGGTGATCCTCTGAAGCCATTACTCAGAAGATTGCCCGAAGCAATCTCACGATGGCCCAGAAGTGCCAAACCCATCCTTTCGAAAGTTGGCCTAGAAGTGCCGTACGAATACCAAATCGCCCTCATCCTGAAGATGAGCAAGCTGAATCACGCCGCCCCGAAGACTACGTGCGAACCTAGCAGACCCGACACACAGGCTGCGAGCGTCGCGCTGCCCCGTACGGACCATGAGCGAGCCAGGCCGCAGTTGCTGCGCGCTGGGCCGCGAGCCACGGAGGCCGCGCGCCCTGGCCGACTCGCCGCGCCGCGCCCGCCAAGGGGCCGCGCGCTCCCCCCTGGCctggccgcgccgccgccgggagccGCGCCCCTACTGCAGCCGCACGGGGGTCATGCCCCCTCCTATGTCCGCCGAGGCCGCGCCGCCCGCCGAAGCCGGCCGCATGCGGGCCGCGCCATGGCCGCGGACGCTGCCGGGGTCAGGCACCCTTGGCCGCCCGATGCGGGGCCGCGCGCCCCCTGCTAAGCCGCCGGGAGAGGGCCGCGTCCCGGTCGGCCACCGTCCGCGCGACATGGCTGACCGCCGGCAGGCCGcgagggccgccgccgccgtgccgcgTGCCGTGCGCCATGGCCTGCCACGGGCGGGCCACGAGCCAGGACGCAGGCGCCGCCGCGAGCCAGACCGGCCGCGGGCGGGCCGCGCGCCCGGCAGAgggcgccgccgcgcgccggGCCGGCCGCCGTGCCAAGGCCACCTCCCATCTGCTCCTCTTCCTGCCTTCCTGAAGAAGATaaggaagagagagaaagaagagggGGAAATGGATAGGGTTAGGGTTTTATCCTCCCTATTTATATGAGGCCagagtgaatctgggccgtccatCGTGATGAACGTCCACAATTGATTGGGCCGATCTGGTCGGCCCATGAAAGATGATTTTGGTCTGATAACCCATTTAGGATGGACAGTGCATATTATTTGCGTAAAAAAAAGGTGGCCTGAAGTCCACTATAATACAAAATACAT from Sorghum bicolor cultivar BTx623 chromosome 8, Sorghum_bicolor_NCBIv3, whole genome shotgun sequence encodes:
- the LOC8058142 gene encoding uncharacterized protein LOC8058142 isoform X2; the encoded protein is MAKFSFDDASEDPPAFSSEGEKRKREDGPAEAAAGGGSSKARISAVEGEEQDGSAVVGAERAEGTGRNLETVVGGEADGISVRIDPDVLDCSICFEPLQPPLYQLFLYFPVPKWPCSVLFLLV
- the LOC8058142 gene encoding putative E3 ubiquitin-protein ligase SINA-like 6 isoform X1 translates to MAKFSFDDASEDPPAFSSEGEKRKREDGPAEAAAGGGSSKARISAVEGEEQDGSAVVGAERAEGTGRNLETVVGGEADGISVRIDPDVLDCSICFEPLQPPLYQCQNGHVVCFSCWSRLTNKCHICSHDANFVRNIALEKVVESVKSYCSYAKWGCNKLVSYACRNAHEESCLYAPSVCPIPGCEYRGFTGWWSGHFLTNHNNDGLCFSYGQCFEVSLEMSVPFLVLLAEDDHLFIFINKNVIPFGHALSVCCLRNGNLNGNFFYEMRATSNGNTENSLQLKASVTNTREWQGLSPTEAFLLVPYAFIKSSKLTLNVSIERVAHGM